The Microbulbifer hydrolyticus genome has a segment encoding these proteins:
- a CDS encoding endo-1,4-beta-xylanase: MKNTLFPIAVLAVAIASAGCTNKEIEQPDQAQVTDNNLAPTADAGPDRTVSEGASVTLSGSGSDMDGSIASYNWSQVSGPSVTLTAGDAGTTTFTAPAVESSSQLVFELRVNDDGGAASPADAVTVTVLPTYDKFFGTAIEHPDDYNQLTTYFNQITPGNAAKWGSVESERDMPVWTDLDTAHTFAESNNLHFKFHTLFWGQQQPGWIEGLTAEEQRAEIDEWLTDVAARYPNLDMIDVVNEPLHAPPAYKEALGGDGDTGWDWLITAFELAREHFPESKLILNDYNILNLEDATEDYLALVDLLNSRDLIDGVGVQAHFLEQSLGVDVAANLDTLASAGLPIYVSELDINFADDARHANKLRELFTVFWEHPAVAGVTHWGYRQGYMWRSEAWLLASDGTERAGLQWLNCYLAENQDCDVLVPEYVPGGWSGSDELLTLEAELYDEGRGVQAAGNIVAQTDLGDWIRFQSVEFNEAWDSFSVNYAKGAGEAGSISIRLGSLDAADALNVQLPATNGWSDFQTITADWSPVSGTQDVYVRFNDVAGVGNIDWLRFGVAGAEPVNNLVSNGDFEQGADGWGAGWAGGALSTSTDYAKSGNRSLLASGFGSGAYATYDLTTLLEPGTNYPVSAWALHTGAGAAQITLVTKLACEGQSDQYIWLNNQGEAPAQTWVQLSGLLEIAADCQINEALLYFENTPGGTDVYIDAVEVIAPGGEEPASNNLITDGGFEGTALSSSWSAWWTGGTSLAISDEQAQAGSQSLKISDRVENSMPSYDLTSKVEAGATYDVSLFVQHSGPEAAPISLTQKLVCEGADDAYVGVASAESMAANTWTEMTGTLEVPGDCTVNELRLYFEGIPAAVETLYIDEFSVTPQ; the protein is encoded by the coding sequence ATGAAAAACACTCTGTTTCCAATTGCCGTACTGGCTGTGGCCATAGCCTCCGCCGGCTGTACCAATAAAGAAATCGAACAGCCCGATCAGGCGCAGGTGACCGATAACAATCTCGCCCCGACCGCCGATGCTGGCCCGGACCGCACGGTAAGCGAAGGCGCCAGCGTGACCCTCTCCGGCTCCGGCTCAGACATGGACGGCAGCATTGCCAGTTACAACTGGAGCCAGGTTTCCGGCCCTTCCGTAACGCTGACCGCCGGTGACGCTGGCACCACCACCTTTACCGCGCCGGCAGTGGAGTCCTCTTCCCAGCTGGTTTTTGAGCTGCGCGTCAACGACGACGGCGGTGCCGCCAGCCCCGCAGACGCGGTGACGGTCACGGTGCTCCCGACCTACGACAAGTTCTTTGGTACCGCCATCGAGCACCCGGACGACTACAACCAGCTCACCACCTATTTCAACCAGATCACCCCCGGCAATGCGGCCAAGTGGGGCAGCGTGGAATCCGAACGGGATATGCCGGTGTGGACGGACCTCGATACCGCCCATACCTTTGCCGAGAGCAACAATCTTCACTTCAAATTCCACACCCTGTTCTGGGGCCAGCAGCAACCGGGCTGGATTGAGGGCCTGACTGCTGAAGAACAGCGCGCAGAGATCGATGAGTGGCTGACCGATGTGGCCGCGCGCTACCCGAACCTGGATATGATCGATGTGGTCAACGAGCCACTGCATGCGCCCCCCGCCTATAAAGAGGCCCTGGGTGGCGACGGTGATACCGGTTGGGACTGGCTGATTACCGCTTTTGAGCTGGCCCGCGAGCACTTCCCCGAGTCCAAGCTCATTCTCAACGACTACAACATTCTCAACCTGGAAGATGCCACGGAAGATTACCTGGCACTGGTGGATCTGCTGAACAGCCGCGACCTGATTGATGGAGTGGGTGTACAGGCACACTTCCTCGAGCAGTCTCTCGGGGTGGATGTGGCAGCCAACCTGGATACCCTGGCCAGTGCCGGGTTGCCCATCTATGTTTCCGAGCTGGACATCAACTTCGCCGACGACGCGCGCCACGCCAACAAGTTGCGCGAGCTATTTACCGTATTCTGGGAACACCCGGCGGTGGCCGGGGTCACCCACTGGGGTTACCGCCAGGGTTATATGTGGCGCAGCGAAGCCTGGCTGCTGGCCAGCGACGGCACCGAGCGTGCCGGCCTGCAGTGGCTGAACTGCTACCTGGCAGAAAACCAGGACTGCGATGTACTGGTTCCGGAATACGTCCCTGGCGGCTGGAGCGGCAGCGATGAGTTGCTCACCCTGGAAGCGGAACTCTACGACGAGGGACGCGGGGTACAGGCTGCCGGCAATATCGTCGCGCAGACGGATCTAGGCGACTGGATTCGCTTCCAGTCGGTGGAATTCAACGAGGCCTGGGACAGCTTCAGCGTCAACTACGCCAAAGGCGCCGGCGAAGCCGGCAGTATTTCGATTCGCCTGGGCAGCCTCGATGCCGCCGATGCCCTGAACGTGCAGCTGCCGGCCACCAACGGCTGGAGTGACTTCCAGACCATCACCGCAGACTGGTCGCCAGTCTCCGGGACACAGGATGTCTACGTGCGTTTCAATGACGTGGCGGGCGTGGGCAATATCGACTGGCTGCGCTTTGGGGTTGCCGGTGCCGAGCCGGTCAACAACCTGGTGAGCAATGGCGACTTCGAGCAGGGCGCCGATGGCTGGGGTGCTGGCTGGGCCGGCGGTGCTTTGAGCACTTCCACTGACTACGCCAAGTCCGGCAATCGCAGTCTGCTGGCTTCCGGGTTTGGCAGCGGCGCCTATGCGACCTATGACCTGACTACGTTACTGGAACCCGGCACCAATTATCCGGTCAGTGCCTGGGCGCTGCATACCGGTGCCGGGGCCGCACAGATCACCCTGGTCACCAAGCTGGCCTGTGAGGGTCAGAGCGATCAGTACATCTGGCTGAATAACCAGGGCGAAGCACCCGCACAAACCTGGGTGCAGCTGAGCGGTCTTCTGGAAATTGCCGCAGACTGCCAGATCAATGAAGCCCTGCTCTACTTCGAGAACACTCCTGGCGGTACCGATGTCTACATCGATGCAGTGGAGGTGATTGCACCGGGCGGCGAGGAGCCGGCGAGCAATAACCTGATTACCGACGGTGGTTTTGAGGGTACGGCGCTGTCGTCCAGCTGGAGTGCCTGGTGGACTGGCGGCACTTCTCTGGCCATCAGCGACGAACAGGCGCAGGCGGGCAGTCAAAGCCTGAAAATTTCCGACCGCGTGGAAAACTCGATGCCCTCTTACGATCTGACATCGAAAGTGGAAGCGGGTGCGACGTACGATGTGAGCCTCTTTGTACAACATTCCGGCCCCGAAGCAGCACCGATATCACTTACCCAAAAGCTGGTCTGTGAAGGCGCGGACGATGCTTATGTGGGCGTGGCTTCTGCTGAGAGTATGGCGGCCAACACATGGACGGAAATGACCGGAACGCTGGAAGTCCCGGGTGATTGCACCGTGAATGAATTGCGGTTGTACTTTGAGGGCATCCCGGCTGCGGTGGAAACGCTATATATTGATGAGTTTTCGGTTACTCCGCAGTGA
- a CDS encoding glycoside hydrolase family 3 C-terminal domain-containing protein: MNKALSFPLCVLLLAACSRGPLDTADHTDTVATLHDAGGSPPYLDTALPIPQRVDDLVERMTLSEKIGQLYNDAPAIERLGVPKYDWWNEALHGVARAGKATVFPQAIGLAATFDDQLLGEVAVAISDEARAKHHYFADNGMAFRYTGLTFWSPNINIFRDPRWGRGQETYGEDPYLTGQMAVSFINGLQGDDPRYLKTAAMAKHFAVHSGPEKSRHSDDYTASRKDLAETYFPAFKTAVVEADVEAVMCAYNRVNGEPACGSDMLLKETLREQWGFNGHVVSDCGAIADFYEPDAHNVVKAPAAAAAWALKAGTDVNCGTGRLSTFANLGFALQREMIDESDIDTALKRLFTTRFKLGMFDPADSVPYTKIPMSVVGSEAHLALAEKVAEKSMVLLKNDGVLPLAEGTRVAVIGPNATNFSVLVGNYHGTPIQAVTPLAGIRARAGAEQVVYAPGSPLIADQYGHYEVVSAENLFHRDPNGALQAGLSAEYFPVDLARGEKARDFRYIPATTLAEAPAVTRIDTEVDFHWRRSPVDDTVNGDFGVVWSGILVPQESGSYLFKTGAALSINGQPVEGPISLLAGEEYTLTLSDVFLRTVSGSPLEPEVQLKWVNTSRDYVAEALEVARGAEVIIFTGGISAELEGEEMSVELAGFDRGDRTDIQLPAVQQALLRKLKTLGKPIVMVNFSGSAMALNWEDKNLNAIVQAFYPGEATGTALARVLWGDANPSARLPVTFYRSVEDLPDFKGYSFANRTYRYFTGDVLYPFGHGLSYTEFAYSDLKVPEAIASGQDLAVDVTVTNRGERAGGEISQVYLSMPDAPVEVPIRELKAFRHTQLAPGDSAELSFVIESDDIAYVDNDGVFQPYRGRLHLTVGSGQGEYLAAPQIAEATVAIQ, encoded by the coding sequence ATGAATAAAGCCCTGTCCTTTCCGCTGTGTGTTCTGCTGCTCGCTGCTTGTAGCAGGGGGCCTTTAGATACTGCGGACCACACCGACACTGTTGCCACACTGCACGATGCTGGCGGCAGCCCGCCCTATCTCGATACCGCGCTTCCCATACCGCAGCGGGTGGATGATCTGGTGGAGCGGATGACCCTGTCGGAAAAAATTGGCCAGCTGTACAACGATGCGCCGGCGATCGAGCGGTTGGGGGTGCCGAAATATGACTGGTGGAACGAGGCCCTGCACGGCGTGGCCCGTGCCGGCAAGGCCACGGTCTTTCCCCAGGCGATTGGATTGGCGGCAACCTTTGACGATCAATTGCTGGGCGAGGTGGCGGTCGCAATTTCCGACGAGGCGCGGGCCAAACACCACTACTTTGCCGATAACGGCATGGCGTTTCGTTATACCGGGCTGACATTCTGGTCACCCAACATCAATATCTTTCGCGACCCGCGCTGGGGGCGGGGACAGGAGACCTACGGTGAAGACCCTTATCTGACGGGCCAGATGGCAGTGTCCTTTATCAATGGGCTTCAGGGGGACGACCCCCGCTATCTGAAAACCGCGGCGATGGCGAAGCATTTTGCGGTGCACAGCGGCCCGGAAAAATCCCGCCACTCCGATGACTATACGGCGAGCCGCAAAGATCTGGCCGAGACCTATTTCCCGGCGTTCAAGACCGCGGTGGTGGAGGCGGACGTGGAAGCGGTCATGTGCGCTTACAACCGGGTCAATGGCGAACCTGCCTGTGGCAGCGACATGCTGCTGAAAGAAACCCTGCGGGAGCAGTGGGGCTTTAACGGGCATGTGGTATCCGACTGCGGTGCGATTGCCGATTTTTACGAGCCCGATGCGCACAACGTGGTCAAGGCGCCGGCAGCGGCCGCGGCCTGGGCACTGAAGGCCGGCACCGACGTGAACTGTGGCACGGGCCGCCTCAGTACCTTTGCCAACCTGGGGTTCGCTCTGCAGCGTGAAATGATCGATGAAAGTGATATCGACACCGCGCTCAAACGTCTGTTTACCACGCGTTTCAAGCTGGGCATGTTCGACCCCGCAGATTCCGTGCCCTACACAAAGATTCCCATGTCGGTCGTAGGCTCAGAGGCGCATCTGGCACTGGCGGAAAAAGTCGCCGAAAAATCCATGGTGCTGCTGAAAAACGACGGCGTGCTCCCCCTGGCAGAGGGCACCAGGGTTGCGGTTATCGGCCCCAATGCCACCAATTTTTCCGTACTGGTAGGAAATTATCACGGCACACCGATACAAGCGGTGACGCCGCTGGCGGGAATCCGGGCGCGGGCGGGCGCCGAACAGGTGGTGTATGCCCCGGGTTCTCCGCTGATCGCCGATCAGTACGGGCACTATGAAGTCGTAAGCGCGGAGAATCTGTTTCACCGCGACCCGAATGGGGCGCTGCAGGCGGGCCTGAGCGCGGAATACTTCCCCGTGGACCTTGCCCGCGGAGAGAAAGCACGAGATTTCCGCTATATACCGGCAACCACACTGGCAGAGGCGCCGGCGGTTACCCGTATCGATACTGAGGTGGATTTCCACTGGCGCCGCTCTCCGGTGGATGACACGGTAAACGGGGACTTCGGGGTGGTGTGGAGCGGTATACTGGTACCACAGGAGTCTGGAAGCTACCTGTTTAAAACCGGTGCAGCGCTGTCGATCAATGGTCAGCCTGTCGAGGGCCCGATCTCACTTTTGGCCGGAGAGGAATATACCCTGACTCTTTCGGATGTGTTCCTGCGCACCGTATCGGGTAGCCCGCTGGAACCGGAAGTGCAGCTGAAGTGGGTGAATACCTCCCGGGACTATGTGGCCGAGGCGCTGGAGGTGGCACGTGGGGCGGAGGTCATTATCTTTACCGGCGGTATCTCCGCGGAGCTCGAGGGCGAGGAAATGTCGGTAGAGCTGGCAGGGTTTGATCGCGGAGACCGCACCGATATCCAGCTGCCCGCGGTACAGCAAGCGCTGCTGCGCAAGCTGAAAACACTGGGCAAGCCGATCGTCATGGTGAACTTCAGCGGCAGTGCCATGGCCCTGAACTGGGAGGATAAAAACCTCAACGCGATTGTGCAGGCGTTCTATCCCGGCGAAGCCACCGGTACGGCGCTGGCACGCGTGCTATGGGGGGATGCGAACCCGTCCGCTCGTCTGCCGGTGACCTTCTATCGCAGTGTCGAGGACCTGCCGGACTTCAAGGGCTATTCGTTTGCCAATCGCACCTATCGCTACTTTACCGGCGATGTGCTCTATCCATTTGGCCACGGCCTCAGTTACACAGAATTTGCCTACAGTGACCTGAAGGTTCCCGAAGCCATTGCGTCAGGGCAGGATCTTGCGGTTGATGTAACCGTGACCAACCGTGGTGAGCGAGCCGGTGGCGAAATCAGTCAGGTTTACCTGAGCATGCCGGATGCGCCGGTCGAGGTCCCGATCCGTGAACTGAAAGCTTTCAGGCACACGCAACTGGCCCCCGGTGATTCGGCCGAACTCTCGTTTGTGATCGAGAGCGACGATATTGCCTACGTAGACAACGACGGTGTCTTCCAGCCTTACCGCGGCCGGTTACACCTCACGGTCGGGTCAGGGCAGGGGGAATACCTGGCAGCACCGCAGATTGCGGAAGCGACCGTGGCCATTCAGTAG
- a CDS encoding sialate O-acetylesterase yields the protein MQARLSTRVCLTFGLITTLSLTTPATAEVTLPRLVSDGMVLQREAPVKIWGWADAGERVQVEFLGEQYRTEASDGGDWSITLKPAPAGGPHTLRVRGDNEIQLNDILLGDVWLASGQSNMEYPINRIAHAFADEIAAVDNPRIRQFQVPQTYDFNAPQLDLSDGQWLPATPQNIQNFSAVAYFFADKTQQREQVPIGVINSSLGGSPAEAWVSEETLQQFPAHLAEKKKFEDSQRIESIRREDRARSDRWYATAAQKDRGQRPGKTPWYAPELETKDWETFSVPGYWADQAGIEEKGVFWLRKTITLPQVQAGKAALLELGRIVDADETWINGHKVGNTTYLYPRRRYQVPAGVLQAGENVIAIRVTNNGGARGGFVEDKPYQLTVGGESLDLKGPWQFRQSAQLPQLESQTFVRWKPGGLYNAMLHPLQNYRIKGALWYQGESNVGRAQEYRKLFPALIRDWRAGWAQNAGQQELPFLFVQLANFLEPKTSPGDSAWAELRAAQASALSLDDTAMAVIIDAGEWNDIHPLDKKTVGERLALAAASRVYGHKDITGSGPQLQSAQVNEEKIVLSFSHTDGGLTAKPCASNCSNRGPASELFEFAVAGSDGKFHWANARINGRRVEVWSDQVPVPEVVRYAWADNPTGANLYNGAGLPAAPFQITAQARPPETSHNH from the coding sequence ATGCAAGCTCGCCTTTCCACCCGTGTGTGCCTGACGTTCGGGCTGATCACCACTCTGTCACTTACCACTCCGGCAACCGCGGAAGTCACCCTGCCCAGGCTCGTCAGCGACGGCATGGTGCTGCAGCGGGAGGCACCGGTAAAAATCTGGGGCTGGGCGGATGCCGGGGAGCGGGTACAGGTGGAGTTCCTCGGTGAACAATACCGCACCGAGGCCAGCGACGGCGGCGACTGGTCCATCACCCTGAAGCCCGCACCCGCCGGCGGCCCTCACACCCTGCGCGTGCGCGGTGACAACGAAATACAGCTGAATGACATCCTGCTGGGGGACGTGTGGCTGGCCTCCGGGCAGTCCAATATGGAGTACCCGATCAACCGCATTGCCCACGCCTTTGCCGATGAGATTGCGGCGGTGGACAACCCGCGTATCCGCCAGTTCCAGGTGCCGCAGACCTACGACTTCAATGCGCCGCAGCTGGATCTATCCGATGGGCAGTGGCTGCCGGCCACACCGCAGAATATCCAGAACTTTTCCGCGGTGGCCTATTTCTTTGCCGACAAAACCCAGCAGCGCGAACAGGTTCCCATCGGCGTGATCAACAGCAGCCTGGGCGGCTCGCCCGCGGAGGCCTGGGTAAGCGAGGAAACCCTGCAGCAGTTTCCCGCACACCTGGCAGAAAAGAAAAAGTTTGAAGACTCGCAGCGGATCGAATCTATCCGCCGCGAAGATCGCGCGCGCAGCGACCGCTGGTACGCCACAGCGGCACAAAAAGATCGTGGCCAACGCCCAGGGAAAACACCCTGGTATGCCCCCGAGCTGGAAACAAAAGACTGGGAGACTTTTTCCGTTCCCGGTTACTGGGCGGACCAGGCCGGGATCGAAGAGAAAGGAGTTTTCTGGCTGCGCAAAACCATCACGCTGCCGCAAGTCCAGGCCGGCAAGGCGGCGCTACTGGAGCTGGGGCGCATCGTGGATGCCGATGAAACCTGGATCAACGGCCACAAGGTCGGCAACACCACCTACCTCTACCCCCGCCGGCGCTACCAGGTACCGGCAGGGGTGCTGCAGGCGGGAGAGAATGTCATCGCCATTCGCGTGACCAACAACGGCGGTGCCCGCGGCGGCTTTGTTGAAGACAAGCCCTACCAGCTGACGGTGGGCGGCGAGTCACTTGACCTGAAAGGCCCATGGCAATTCAGGCAGTCCGCACAATTACCTCAGCTGGAAAGCCAGACCTTTGTGCGCTGGAAGCCGGGCGGCCTGTACAACGCCATGCTGCACCCGCTGCAGAACTACCGTATCAAGGGCGCACTCTGGTATCAGGGCGAGTCCAACGTGGGGCGTGCACAGGAATACCGCAAACTATTCCCGGCACTGATCCGCGACTGGCGCGCAGGCTGGGCGCAGAACGCCGGGCAGCAAGAATTGCCCTTCCTGTTTGTGCAGCTGGCAAATTTCCTCGAACCGAAAACCTCCCCCGGCGACAGCGCCTGGGCAGAACTGCGCGCGGCCCAGGCCAGCGCACTTTCACTGGATGACACGGCAATGGCGGTCATCATCGACGCCGGTGAATGGAACGATATTCATCCGCTCGACAAGAAAACCGTGGGCGAGCGCCTGGCACTGGCGGCAGCAAGCCGTGTCTACGGCCACAAGGACATCACGGGCTCCGGGCCTCAACTGCAATCGGCGCAAGTGAATGAGGAAAAAATCGTACTGAGCTTTTCACATACCGATGGTGGTCTGACAGCAAAACCCTGTGCGTCGAATTGCAGCAACCGCGGCCCGGCTTCAGAACTGTTTGAATTTGCCGTCGCCGGCAGCGACGGCAAATTTCACTGGGCCAACGCCCGGATCAATGGACGCAGGGTGGAGGTGTGGAGCGACCAGGTACCCGTGCCTGAGGTTGTGCGCTATGCCTGGGCCGACAACCCGACCGGGGCCAACCTGTACAACGGAGCCGGGCTACCAGCCGCGCCGTTCCAGATTACCGCTCAGGCACGCCCGCCTGAAACGTCCCACAATCACTAG
- a CDS encoding aldo/keto reductase, translated as MHMRQLGKTGYQVSEIGLGCWQLGGDFGPLAEGTANAILDAASQQGVNFWDTADVYGGGLSEQRIGDFQNRPKDLLVATKVGRGEGLYPDGYRFAAVRDSLQASAKRLGVETIDLAQLHCVPHEVLKHGEIFSWLDDLKQEGLIRHYGASVETLDEAFTCLQAPGLATLQVIFNVFRQDAAADLLGAAQEREVGIIVRLPLASGLLSGKFHRHTVFAESDHRNYNRDGAAFSVGETFGGIPFEKGVTLAQGLQKILPENGDMAALCLRWILDHPAVSTIIAGASSPQQIRSNVSASRISPLPESLHRELARYYHRQVRPHIRGSI; from the coding sequence ATGCACATGCGCCAACTTGGAAAAACCGGGTATCAAGTCAGTGAAATCGGCCTCGGCTGCTGGCAACTGGGAGGCGATTTCGGGCCGCTCGCGGAAGGTACCGCCAATGCCATCCTCGATGCCGCGAGCCAGCAAGGGGTCAATTTCTGGGATACCGCCGATGTCTACGGCGGCGGCCTGAGCGAACAGCGCATTGGCGACTTCCAAAACAGACCGAAAGACCTGCTGGTAGCAACCAAAGTGGGACGCGGTGAAGGGTTGTATCCGGATGGCTACCGTTTTGCTGCGGTGCGCGACAGCCTGCAGGCGTCCGCAAAGCGCCTGGGGGTAGAAACAATCGATCTCGCACAGCTGCACTGTGTGCCCCATGAAGTACTGAAGCACGGCGAGATTTTCAGCTGGCTGGACGACCTCAAGCAGGAAGGGCTGATTCGCCACTACGGTGCCAGCGTGGAAACACTTGATGAGGCATTTACCTGTTTGCAGGCACCGGGCCTCGCCACCCTGCAGGTTATCTTTAACGTCTTTCGCCAGGATGCCGCCGCAGACCTGTTGGGTGCGGCACAGGAGCGAGAGGTTGGCATTATTGTGCGCCTGCCGCTGGCGTCCGGCCTGCTCTCGGGCAAGTTCCATCGCCACACCGTTTTCGCCGAGAGCGATCATCGGAACTATAACCGCGACGGTGCGGCTTTCTCCGTGGGTGAGACTTTTGGCGGAATCCCTTTTGAAAAAGGTGTGACCCTGGCACAGGGGCTCCAGAAAATCCTGCCTGAAAATGGCGATATGGCAGCCCTGTGTCTGCGCTGGATTCTCGATCATCCGGCGGTTTCCACCATTATTGCCGGTGCGTCCAGTCCACAGCAGATCAGGAGCAACGTATCGGCCTCCCGAATTTCACCCCTCCCGGAATCTCTCCACCGTGAACTGGCACGCTACTACCACAGGCAAGTGCGTCCGCATATTCGCGGCTCCATCTGA
- a CDS encoding glycoside hydrolase family 9 protein — protein MANRSSLKKIARGCALAVAATSVFCSHVGAVEQTPVEFRLNQLGFTPATEKLAVVIADRNIATNEFLVRSVDSGEPVLRGKLQAAKAKTWSGQHSWLANFSELNESGSYLLELPSSGRSEPFRIEKDLYQQLGAASLKAFYFQRASMPLDETYAGPWARAAGHPDNKVLIHPSAAGPQRPSGTVVSAPRGWYDAGDYNKYVVNSGITMGTLMSAYERFPEYFSAQRLDIPESENALPDILDEVHYNLAWMAAMQDPADGGVYHKLTTAGFEGMVAAHKATQQRYMVQKTTAAALDFAAVMAQAARVYAPYSEQESENHLEAALAAWQWAEKNPAVTYRQDELNEKFDPDVTTGAYGDEELDDERLWAAAELYLATGDDDFWSVITAAQRDYSLPNWADVRWLGYYSLLAHKEKLPSDSGPWRSTIEKNLTVAARQLRNAGEQSPYRAPMVSDPALFVWGSNAVAANQGILFLEAFRVTGDSAFLRSAEATRDYLLGRNATGYSYVTGFGRKTPQHPHHRLAAANPDMPPLPGFLVGGPNPSQQDGCAYTSKVADESYTDEVCSYASNEIAINWNAPLAYLANGLNAIESQHSDGCTHHE, from the coding sequence ATGGCCAACCGGTCTTCACTCAAAAAGATTGCGCGGGGCTGCGCACTGGCCGTCGCTGCCACCAGCGTATTCTGCTCACATGTGGGCGCCGTCGAGCAGACGCCGGTAGAGTTTCGCCTCAACCAGCTCGGCTTTACCCCGGCTACAGAAAAGCTCGCGGTGGTGATCGCGGATCGGAACATCGCCACCAATGAATTCTTGGTACGCAGTGTCGATTCAGGCGAGCCGGTGCTGCGCGGAAAATTACAAGCGGCGAAAGCTAAAACCTGGTCGGGACAGCACAGCTGGCTGGCAAATTTTTCCGAACTGAATGAATCCGGCAGCTATCTGCTGGAGCTTCCATCGTCGGGGCGCTCTGAACCCTTCCGCATCGAAAAGGACCTTTACCAGCAGCTCGGCGCCGCCAGTCTCAAGGCTTTCTATTTTCAACGTGCCTCCATGCCGCTGGACGAAACCTACGCTGGCCCTTGGGCACGGGCAGCGGGACATCCAGACAACAAGGTACTGATCCACCCATCCGCCGCCGGGCCACAACGCCCGTCTGGCACAGTAGTTTCCGCCCCCAGGGGCTGGTATGACGCCGGCGACTACAACAAATATGTAGTCAATAGTGGCATTACCATGGGCACGCTGATGAGTGCCTATGAGCGGTTCCCGGAATATTTTTCCGCACAGCGGCTGGACATTCCCGAGTCGGAAAATGCACTCCCGGATATTCTCGACGAGGTGCACTACAACCTTGCGTGGATGGCCGCCATGCAGGATCCTGCAGACGGCGGTGTCTATCACAAACTGACCACTGCGGGATTTGAAGGCATGGTCGCCGCACACAAGGCGACACAGCAGCGCTATATGGTGCAGAAGACTACTGCCGCTGCGCTGGACTTTGCCGCCGTCATGGCACAGGCCGCACGGGTATACGCACCCTACTCGGAACAGGAAAGCGAAAACCACCTCGAGGCCGCACTGGCCGCGTGGCAGTGGGCAGAGAAAAACCCTGCGGTGACCTACCGCCAGGACGAGCTCAATGAGAAGTTCGATCCGGATGTGACCACTGGCGCCTACGGTGACGAAGAGCTGGACGACGAGCGCCTGTGGGCGGCGGCGGAACTCTATCTGGCCACCGGTGACGACGATTTCTGGTCGGTGATTACTGCGGCACAGCGGGATTACAGCCTGCCCAACTGGGCCGACGTGCGCTGGCTGGGCTACTACAGCCTGCTCGCCCATAAAGAAAAATTACCTTCCGACAGCGGCCCCTGGCGCAGCACCATCGAAAAGAATCTCACCGTCGCCGCGCGCCAGTTGCGCAATGCCGGCGAGCAAAGTCCCTACCGCGCGCCCATGGTGAGCGATCCCGCCCTGTTTGTGTGGGGCAGTAATGCGGTGGCGGCCAACCAGGGCATCCTGTTTCTGGAGGCCTTCCGAGTTACCGGCGACAGCGCATTCCTGCGCAGTGCCGAGGCCACGCGGGATTACCTGCTGGGGCGCAACGCCACCGGTTATTCCTATGTCACCGGCTTCGGCCGCAAAACACCCCAGCACCCCCACCACCGCCTGGCCGCAGCAAATCCGGATATGCCGCCGCTGCCCGGTTTTCTGGTGGGCGGACCAAACCCCTCACAGCAGGACGGCTGCGCGTATACCAGCAAGGTGGCCGACGAGTCCTACACCGATGAGGTGTGCAGCTACGCCAGCAATGAAATTGCCATCAACTGGAACGCACCGCTGGCTTATCTGGCCAATGGGCTGAACGCCATCGAAAGCCAGCACAGCGATGGGTGCACACATCATGAATAA